In Chaetodon trifascialis isolate fChaTrf1 chromosome 2, fChaTrf1.hap1, whole genome shotgun sequence, one DNA window encodes the following:
- the LOC139346605 gene encoding A-type potassium channel modulatory protein KCNIP2-like isoform X1, which produces MKSRSQEQSLSDSRELDRSYDPLTGNPPSKPNKKTLKQRFLKLIPCYRSGSSSSSEQSNLTDEAKLSTVCYRPEGLDQLVQQTNFSKKELQVLYRGFKNECPSGVVNEETFKSIYSQFFPQGDSSMYAHFLFDAFDTNNNGSVSFEDFVVSLSIILRGSITDKLNWAFNLYDLNKDGCITREEMTDIMHSIYDMMGKYTYPNMQDSAPKDHVDNFFQKMDRNNDGVVTMEEFLETCQKDENIMQSMHMFDNVI; this is translated from the exons atgaaatccAGGAGTCAGGAGCAGAGTTTGTCTGACTCCAGAGAGCTGGACAGATCCTACGACCCTCTCACAG GTAATCCACCATCCAAACCCAATAAAAAGACCCTAAAGCAGCGGTTCCTCAAACTGATCCCCTGCTATCGCTCTGGCTCCAGCTCCTCATCTGAACAAAGCAA TCTGACGGATGAGGCTAAACTGTCGACAGTGTGTTACAGACCGGAGGGGCTCGACCAGCTCGTCCAGCAGACCAACTTCAGCAAGAAAGAGCTGCAGGTCCTCTACCGAGGATTCAAAAAC GAGTGTCCCAGTGGTGTGGTCAATGAAGAGACTTTTAAAAGCATCTACTCCCAGTTCTTCCCTCAGGGAG aTTCAAGCATGTAcgctcatttcctgtttgatgcTTTTGACACCAACAACAACGGGTCGGTCAGCTTCGAG GACTTTGTTGTAAGTCTGTCCATCATCTTGAGAGGCTCCATCACTGATAAACTCAACTGGGCTTTTAATCTGTACGATCTCAACAAAGACGGCTGCATCACCAGAGAG gagATGACAGATATCATGCACTCCATCTATGACATGATGGGGAAGTATACCTACCCCAACATGCAGGATAGTGCTCCCAAGGATCATGTTGACAACTTCTTCCAG AAAATGGACAGGAACAATGACGGAGTGGTCACCATGGAGGAGTTCTTGGAGACGTGCCAAAAG GATGAAAACATCATGCAGTCCATGCACATGTTTGACAATGTGATCTAA
- the LOC139346605 gene encoding A-type potassium channel modulatory protein KCNIP2-like isoform X2: MKSRSQEQSLSDSRELDRSYDPLTGNPPSKPNKKTLKQRFLKLIPCYRSGSSSSSEQRSLTDEAKLSTVCYRPEGLDQLVQQTNFSKKELQVLYRGFKNECPSGVVNEETFKSIYSQFFPQGDSSMYAHFLFDAFDTNNNGSVSFEDFVVSLSIILRGSITDKLNWAFNLYDLNKDGCITREEMTDIMHSIYDMMGKYTYPNMQDSAPKDHVDNFFQKMDRNNDGVVTMEEFLETCQKDENIMQSMHMFDNVI; the protein is encoded by the exons atgaaatccAGGAGTCAGGAGCAGAGTTTGTCTGACTCCAGAGAGCTGGACAGATCCTACGACCCTCTCACAG GTAATCCACCATCCAAACCCAATAAAAAGACCCTAAAGCAGCGGTTCCTCAAACTGATCCCCTGCTATCGCTCTGGCTCCAGCTCCTCATCTGAACAAA GAAGTCTGACGGATGAGGCTAAACTGTCGACAGTGTGTTACAGACCGGAGGGGCTCGACCAGCTCGTCCAGCAGACCAACTTCAGCAAGAAAGAGCTGCAGGTCCTCTACCGAGGATTCAAAAAC GAGTGTCCCAGTGGTGTGGTCAATGAAGAGACTTTTAAAAGCATCTACTCCCAGTTCTTCCCTCAGGGAG aTTCAAGCATGTAcgctcatttcctgtttgatgcTTTTGACACCAACAACAACGGGTCGGTCAGCTTCGAG GACTTTGTTGTAAGTCTGTCCATCATCTTGAGAGGCTCCATCACTGATAAACTCAACTGGGCTTTTAATCTGTACGATCTCAACAAAGACGGCTGCATCACCAGAGAG gagATGACAGATATCATGCACTCCATCTATGACATGATGGGGAAGTATACCTACCCCAACATGCAGGATAGTGCTCCCAAGGATCATGTTGACAACTTCTTCCAG AAAATGGACAGGAACAATGACGGAGTGGTCACCATGGAGGAGTTCTTGGAGACGTGCCAAAAG GATGAAAACATCATGCAGTCCATGCACATGTTTGACAATGTGATCTAA
- the LOC139346605 gene encoding A-type potassium channel modulatory protein KCNIP2-like isoform X3 yields the protein MEQRKRQQGLLKMARHFYSWLTGTLSTGSLTDEAKLSTVCYRPEGLDQLVQQTNFSKKELQVLYRGFKNECPSGVVNEETFKSIYSQFFPQGDSSMYAHFLFDAFDTNNNGSVSFEDFVVSLSIILRGSITDKLNWAFNLYDLNKDGCITREEMTDIMHSIYDMMGKYTYPNMQDSAPKDHVDNFFQKMDRNNDGVVTMEEFLETCQKDENIMQSMHMFDNVI from the exons AtggagcagagaaagaggcagcAGGGGCTGCTGAAGATGGCCAGACACTTTTACAGCTGGCTGACTGGCACGctgtcaacag GAAGTCTGACGGATGAGGCTAAACTGTCGACAGTGTGTTACAGACCGGAGGGGCTCGACCAGCTCGTCCAGCAGACCAACTTCAGCAAGAAAGAGCTGCAGGTCCTCTACCGAGGATTCAAAAAC GAGTGTCCCAGTGGTGTGGTCAATGAAGAGACTTTTAAAAGCATCTACTCCCAGTTCTTCCCTCAGGGAG aTTCAAGCATGTAcgctcatttcctgtttgatgcTTTTGACACCAACAACAACGGGTCGGTCAGCTTCGAG GACTTTGTTGTAAGTCTGTCCATCATCTTGAGAGGCTCCATCACTGATAAACTCAACTGGGCTTTTAATCTGTACGATCTCAACAAAGACGGCTGCATCACCAGAGAG gagATGACAGATATCATGCACTCCATCTATGACATGATGGGGAAGTATACCTACCCCAACATGCAGGATAGTGCTCCCAAGGATCATGTTGACAACTTCTTCCAG AAAATGGACAGGAACAATGACGGAGTGGTCACCATGGAGGAGTTCTTGGAGACGTGCCAAAAG GATGAAAACATCATGCAGTCCATGCACATGTTTGACAATGTGATCTAA
- the jupa gene encoding junction plakoglobin a produces MAMQMGEPDNGVVKVAEWQQRMYGIDSGIQSGATTVRDDDGEYTTSKHYTMTTTVTTEEPDMEALYTTRAQRVRAAMFPETLEAGTTILSTQTDPSQMTNVQKLAEPSQMLKTAIIHLINYQDDAELATRAVPELTKLLNDEDQVVVSKAAQIVNQLTRKEASRRALMQSPQMVSAVVRAMQNTSDMETARATASILHNLSHQREGLLSIFKSGGIPALVRMLSSPMESVLFYAITTLHNLLLHQEGAKMAVRLADGLQRMVPLLNKSNPKFLAITTDCLQLLSYGNQESKLIILANRGPEGLVHIMRNYNYEKLLWTTSRVLKVLSVCPSNKPAIVEAGGMQALGKHLTGSSQRLMQNCLWTLRNLSDAATKEEGMDSLLQVLVGLLSSDDLNMLTCATGILSNLTCNNAHNKTLVTQSNGVESLIHAILRAGEKEDVTEPAVCALRHLTSRHQQAELAQNAVRKHYGIPAIVKLLNQPYYWPVIKAVVGLIRNLALCPENQAPLRDAGVIPRLVNLLLKAHQDAQKHGSSAQQTYQDGVRMEEIVEGCTGALHILARDPINRAEIANLQTIPLFVQLLYSPVDNVKRVAAGVLCELALDKPSAELIDSEGASAPLMELLHSNNEGIATYAAAVLFRISEDKNSDYKKRVSVELTHSLFKHDAAAWEMAHNSIPMDGPYADELDANFQGYGGYGADMPMDVMEGTMMPDDYTGSVYDRQVCPEY; encoded by the exons ATGGCAATGCAGA TGGGTGAGCCTGATAACGGCGTGGTGAAGGTGGCGGAGTGGCAACAGAGGATGTATGGCATAGACTCAGGCATCCAATCCGGAGCCACCACAGTCAGAGACGATGACGGAGAGTACACCACCTCCAAGCACTACACCATGACCACCACTGTCACAACAGAAGAGCCTG ACATGGAGGCCCTGTACACTACGAGAGCCCAGCGGGTGCGGGCTGCAATGTTCCCAGAGACTCTGGAGGCAGGCACCACCATCTTGTCAACCCAGACAGACCCGTCCCAGATGACCAACGTCCAGAAGCTGGCCGAGCCCTCCCAGATGCTCAAGACAGCCATCATCCATCTGATTAACTACCAGGACGATGCTGAGCTGGCCACACGCGCCGTGCCTGAGCTCACCAAACTGCTCAACGATGAAGACCAG GTGGTCGTCAGCAAGGCAGCACAGATTGTCAACCAGCTCACACGCAAGGAGGCTTCACGGCGTGCGCTGATGCAGTCCCCGCAGATGGTGTCAGCGGTGGTGCGGGCGATGCAGAACACCAGCGACATGGAGACGGCACGAGCCACGGCCAGCATCCTCCATAACCTGTCCCACCAGAGAGAGGGCCTGCTCTCCATCTTCAAGTCTGGAGGCATCCCTGCTTTGGTCCGCATGCTCAG ctctCCCATGGAGTCTGTGCTCTTCTACGCCATCACCACGCTccacaacctgctgctgcaccagGAAGGAGCAAAGATGGCCGTCCGCCTGGCCGACGGCCTGCAGAGGATGGTCCCCCTGCTGAATAAGAGCAACCCCAAGTTCCTGGCCATCACCACAGactgcctgcagctgctgtcctATGGCAACCAGGAGagcaag ctcATCATCCTTGCCAACAGAGGTCCTGAGGGTCTAGTTCACATCATGAGAAATTACAACTATGAgaagctgctgtggacaacGAGCCGTGTGCTCAAAGTCCTCTCTGTGTGCCCCAGCAACAAACCCGCCATTGTAGAGGCCG GTGGGATGCAGGCTCTGGGTAAACACCTCACCGGCTCCAGCCAGCGTCTGATGCAGAACTGTCTGTGGACACTCAGGAACCTCTCTGATGCTGCCACCAAGGAG GAGGGCATGGACAGCCTGCTGCAGGTGCTGGTGGGCCTGCTCAGTTCAGACGACCTCAACATGCTCACTTGCGCCACGGGCATCCTGTCAAACCTGACATGCAACAATGCCCACAATAAAACTCTGGTCACCCAGAGCAACGGGGTGGAGTCACTGATCCACGCCATATTGCGTGCTGGCGAGAAGGAGGATGTGACCGAGCCTGCTGTTTGCGCTCTGCGCCACCTGACTTCACGCCACCAACAGGCTGAGCTGGCACAAAACGCTGTGAGGAAACACTACGGCATCCCCGCCATCGTCAAGCTGCTCAACCAACCCTACTACTGGCCCGTCATCAAg GCTGTGGTTGGCCTGATCCGCAACCTGGCCCTGTGCCCAGAGAACCAGGCCCCTCTGAGGGACGCAGGAGTGATCCCCCGTCTGGTCAACCTGCTGCTCAAAGCCCACCAGGATGCCCAGAAACACGGTTCATCCGCCCAGCAGACATACCAG GATGgagtgaggatggaggagattGTGGAGGGCTGCACTGGAGCTCTGCACATCCTGGCCAGAGATCCCATCAACAGAGCAGAGATCGCCAACCTGCAGACCATTCCTCTGTTTGTTCAG ctcctctacTCTCCAGTGGACAACGTGAAGCGCGTGGCGGCCGGCGTCCTGTGCGAGTTGGCCCTGGACAAACCGTCAGCTGAGCTCATCGACAGCGAGGGAGCGTCGGCTccactgatggagctgctgcactCCAACAACGAGGGCATTG CCACTTATGCTGCAGCTGTGCTCTTCCGCATCTCCGAGGACAAGAACTCCGACTATAAGAAGCGAGTGTCTGTGGagctcacacactctctgttcAAACACGACGCCGCTGCCTGGGAGATG GCCCACAACAGCATCCCCATGGATGGACCCTATGCAGATG AGCTGGATGCCAATTTCCAAGGCTATGGAGGATATGGAGCTGACATGCCCATGGATGTCATGGAAGGAACGATGATGCCAGACGATTACACAGGCAGCGTCTACGACAGACAAGTGTGTCCTGAATACTGA